GGCTGCATCATCAGCGCGCGTCCCACCGCCAGCATTTGCTGCTCGCCGCCGCTCAACAGCCCCGCCCGCTGCGTCCGCCGCTCAGATAGCCGTGGAAACCGCGCGAAAATCGCGTCCAGTTCTTCGACCTCACGCCCATCCCGCCGCAGATGCGCCCCTGCCGCCAGATTCTCGGCCACGCTCATATTGGCGATGACCTGCCGTCCCTCCGGCACCTGCACCAGCCCCAGCGCCGCTATCTGGTCAGCCCGCAAACCGCCGATCTCGCGTCCCTTGAACCGGATCGTCCCGCCCGTCCGCCGCATCACGCCCGACACCGTATTTAGCGTCGTCGACTTCCCGGCGCCGTTCGCCCCGATCAGCGTCACCACCTGTCCCGCGTCCAGCCGGAACGAAATGCCCTTCAGTGCCCGGATCGACCCGTACGCCGCGGTCAGGTTGTCGACTTCAAGCAGCGCCATCGTCTTGCCCCAGATACGCCTCAATGACCGCCGGATTCGCCTTGATGGCCTCCGGTTCGCCGTGCGCGAT
The nucleotide sequence above comes from Candidatus Flexicrinis proximus. Encoded proteins:
- a CDS encoding ABC transporter ATP-binding protein produces the protein MLEVDNLTAAYGSIRALKGISFRLDAGQVVTLIGANGAGKSTTLNTVSGVMRRTGGTIRFKGREIGGLRADQIAALGLVQVPEGRQVIANMSVAENLAAGAHLRRDGREVEELDAIFARFPRLSERRTQRAGLLSGGEQQMLAVGRALMMQPDLLMLDEPSMGLAPLLVREVFALIREIKARGIPILLVEQNARQALAVADYAYVLERGEIVAEGPASQLRDDTAIISAYLG